In Pseudophryne corroboree isolate aPseCor3 chromosome 3, aPseCor3.hap2, whole genome shotgun sequence, a genomic segment contains:
- the EMG1 gene encoding ribosomal RNA small subunit methyltransferase NEP1, which yields MAARREHTGDGDSLAEPHAKRRREKRLIVLLEGASLETVRVGKTYELLNCDQHKSVLVKNGRDPGEVRPDITHQCLLMLLDSPLNRAGLLQVYIHTQRNVLIEVNPQTRIPRTFPRFCGLMVQLLHKLSVRAADGPQKLLKVIKNPLSDHLPVGCVKISTSFQGESVPCARDLVPPTEPTLIVIGAFAHGSINVDFTERSVSISQYPLSAALTCAKVCTAFEEVWGVM from the exons ATGGCGGCGCGCAGGGAGCACACGGGAGACGGAGATTCCCTGGCGGAGCCGCACGCCAAGCGGCGGAGGGAGAAGCGGCTGATCGTCCTGCTGGAGGGGGCGAGCCTGGAGACCGTGCGG GTGGGGAAAACATACGAGCTTCTAAATTGTGACCAACACAAATCTGTATTAGTGAAGAACGGAAGAGACCCGGGAGAGGTCCGTCCGGACATCACGCACCAG TGTTTGCTGATGCTGCTAGACAGTCCTCTGAACAGGGCGGGATTGCTGCAAGTTTATATCCATACTCAGAGGAATGTTCTGATAGAGGTGAACCCCCAGACGCGTATCCCCCGAACGTTCCCGCGATTCTGCGGCCTGATGG TACAACTGCTGCACAAGCTGAGTGTTCGAGCCGCCGACGGACCCCAGAAGCTGTTAAAG GTTATTAAGAATCCGCTGAGTGATCACCTCCCTGTGGGTTGTGTGAAGATCTCTACCTCATTCCAAGGAGAGAGCGTGCCGTGCGCGCGAGACCTGGTGCCTCCCACGGAGCCCACGCTGATAGTGATCGGAGCATTTGCTCACGGCTCG ATCAATGTGGACTTTACAGAGCGCAGCGTGTCCATAAGTCAGTACCCGCTGTCTGCCGCCCTCACCTGCGCCAAGGTCTGCACCGCCTTTGAAGAGGTCTGGGGGGTGATGTAG
- the PHB2 gene encoding prohibitin-2, with amino-acid sequence MAQNLKDFAGRLPAGPRGLGTGVKLLLGAGAVAYAVKESLFTVEGGQRAIFFNRIGGVQPDTILSEGLHFRVPWFQYPIIYDIRAKPRKISSPTGSKDLQMVNITLRVLSRPLASALPITYQRLGLDYEERVLPSIVNEVLKSVVAKFNASQLITQRAQVSLLIRRELTERAKDFNLIMDDVAITELSFSAQYTAAVESKQVAQQEAQRAQFLVEKAKQDQRQKIVQAEGEAAAAKMIGDALSKNPGYLKLRRIRAAQGIAKTIAQSQNRVYLNADSLILNLQEDTFTRYIPYSHPYCLCSVYDQVISLR; translated from the exons ATGGCTCAAAACTTGAAGGACTTTGCTGGGCGTCTCCCTGCTGGGCCCCGGGGTCTGGGGACCGGTGTGAAGCTGTTGCTGGGAGCCGGCGCTGTGGCTTATGCCGTAAAGGAGTCCTTGTTCACAG TGGAGGGCGGTCAGAGAGCCATCTTCTTCAATCGTATCGGAGGGGTACAGCCGGACACCATCCTCTCTGAAGGCCTTCATTTCAG ggtCCCATGGTTCCAGTATCCAATTATCTATGACATCCGAGCAAAACCCCGAAAAATCTCCTCTCCAACAGGGTCCAAAG ATCTGCAGATGGTGAACATCACGCTGCGTGTCCTCTCTCGCCCTCTGGCCTCGGCGCTCCCCATAACGTACCAGCGGCTCGGCCTGGATTATGAGGAGAGAGTTCTGCCTTCCATCGTTAATGAAGTCCTGAAGAGCGTGGTGGCCAAGTTCAATGCGTCGCAGCTGATTACACAGAGAGCTCAG gtctctctcctgATCCGTCGTGAGCTGACAGAGCGAGCAAAGGATTTCAATCTGATCATGGACGATGTGGCTATCACCGAGCTGAGCTTCAGCGCACAGTACACAGCCGCCGTCGAGTCCAAGCAAGTGG CTCAGCAAGAGGCGCAGCGCGCTCAGTTTCTGGTGGAGAAGGCAAAGCAGGATCAGAGACAGAAGATCGTTCAGGCAGAGGGAGAAGCCGCGGCTGCCAAGATGAT TGGCGATGCTCTCAGTAAAAACCCGGGATACTTAAAACTGCGACGGATTAGAGCGGCTCAGGGCATTGCAAAGACG ATTGCTCAATCCCAGAACCGCGTATATCTGAACGCAGACAGTCTAATCCTTAATCTCCAGGAAGACACATTCACCAGGTATATTCCGTATTCCCATCCGTATTGTCTCTGCTCTGTGTACGATCAGGTTATATCACTGCGGTAA